ATCTTCTCGTTTGTAACAAAATCCTTTTTCAAGCCCTTCTAACACGACATTTTTTCCAATTTCAAAAATTTCACTTTCAAGGTAAATTTTATCAAAGAAGGTGTTTGTAATTTTATATGTTTCTTTTATCCCTTCAATTGCCCATTTATTTAGTTTTTCCCAAAGTTCAATTGTGCTTGCATCTTTTTGTTCCCATTTTAAAAGCAGATTTTGAATTTCTTTTTCAGCATTTTCATTTTCTTGCGAGTATTCGTTGTATTTAACATAAAAATCGCCAATTAAATGGTCTCCTTTTTTAAAAGCTTTTTCAGGGGTAATGTCATTTCCAAATTTTTTATATGCAAGCATTGACTTGCAGATGTGAACCCCTCGGTCGTTTATTAAGTTTATTTTTGTAATTTTTGCACCTACAGCTTTTAATATTCTTGACAGACTTTCTCCTATTACGTCATTTCTAAGATGTCCCACATGCAGCGGTTTGTTTGTGTTTGGTGATGAAAATTCCAATATTATTTTTTTATTGTCTAGATATTTACTTGTTCCATAGGTATCTTTTTGGGTATTTACCATTTGTATTGTGTTGCTTATATATTCTTTTCTAGAAATTTTAATGTTTAAGTAAGGCCCTATAGCTTTAATTTCGTATTTAGCTTTAAGAGTTTTTATTATTTCTTCAGAGATAGTTGCAATAGGAAGTTTTAAGGTTTTGCTAAGCTCAAATATTAATATAGAAATATCTCCCAGATCACTTTTTGGAGGTTTTTGAATATTTATATTGATCTTATCTAGCTTTATGTTATTTGATAATGCTAGATTGGCAACTATAATACCAATTTCGTCTTTAATCTTTTTTTTAACACTTTTATTCATTTTTTTCCTCTTTAACGCTTTTATTCATTTTTTTCTCTTTAACACTTGTTATCATATTAATTAATAATAAAATTAAAGACGCTGCAATAAAAATGTTTGAGCTATGGGCTGACATTTTTATATTTATAAGCCCCTTTATTATAGAAATCTCTTTGTTAAAAAGTTTTAAATTCCCTGTGTTTAATATTTCTCTAATAAATGAGATTGTTAAGTTTAAGGTAATGAAAATTAAAATTGGAATTTTAGAATATTTAATTATCATTGATGGATTTTTTAGGATTTTGAAAGGCTCGTTTTTATGAAATGATATTATTATTGCTATTAAAATGGGTATTGAAAATTTAAATTCTTTGTATAAGGTTGGTGTTAAATATAGCATGAATAAGTAAGTTAGGCTAGTAAAAATTCCTATTATTAATAGATATATTCCTAATATATGGCTTTTATGTTTTTTCAGTTCTATTTGATTGATTATTAAGGCAGGAAGTATAATGCATATTGAAATCCAAACAGATATGATGCTAGCATCTAAAAAGTTTTTTGTATAAGCAAAAATAGGAAATAACATTAAATGGCTTTTAAGATATTTTTCAATATTATAAAATGTCTTTTTTTGCATATTATTTCCTTTTAGTCTATTTTATTTGGTTTTAAATTGATTTGTGCTTTCGCTAATTTCAGAAATATGGCTTGAGTTTGTAGTTCCTAAAACCTTAATACGCTCAATTGCTTCTACTAGTTTATTAATTTCTTCTTTTAAACCTTTCATTGAATTTGAGACCGTAATATTAATTTCTCCCAACAGTTTAATAGTGCTAATGATTTCTTTGTTGCCTCTAAACATATCATTTGAACCAATTTTCACTTCATATGTTATTTCCCGCATTGTATTTAAAGCCTTTAAAATTTCTTGGCTACCTATTGATTGCTCTTGCATTGTATGATTTATTTCTTCTATTACTTGAACAACTAGATTGATTGAATCGAATATTTGGTTGAAAGCTTTATTTGTTAATTCAGAGGTGTTTACGGTTTTGGTTATTGAGTCCATTATTTCGTTAATTGATGAAGCAACAGATTCTGATTGTGATGTCACTTGTTCTGCTAGGTCTTTTATTTCTTCTGCAACAATGGCAAATCCTTTTCCGGCCTCGCCAGCGTGAGATGCTTCAATTGCAGCGTTCATTGAGAGTAGGTTGGTTTGGCTTGCTATAGATGAAATTAAAGCGTTTGCTTCTTGTAATCTTGTTGAGTTTTTGAAAATCTCTTTAATTTGAGCAATAACTTCTTCTTGTTTTTTTCGCCCATCATCAGAGAATCTTTTTAGCTCTTCTGTGCTTTTTGCAGCTTTTTGAGTTATTTCTGTTATTGATTGTATTCCCCCTATCATTTCTTCGATAGCCGATGAGGATTGTTCAACGCTTGCGGCTTGAGTTTCAATTGAATTGTCAAGAGATGAAATATTCTTTGAAAGACTTTCAATTATGTTTGTTGTATTAGAGATGAATTCCACCTGTTTTTCTACTTCTTCTTGTGTTTTTTCTATGTATTGATTCGAATTTTTTATTGTATTATGAGTTTTGTTTATTTCGCTAAATAAATGGTCTCCGTTTTCTTTCAGTAGCTTTACTCGTTCTTGTAGTGAATTAATTACATTTTTTAGATTTTCAATAAAATGACCAAAAAGATTTATTGTTGAGCTTATTGAATCTTTACCTTTTGATTCAATTTTAAATGTTAAGTCGCCGTTTTTAACTTTTGGAATGACAACATTAAGTTTATCTATTTTTGATATTATTAAAGTTTTTATGGTTGATATCATTATTAATATAAAAATTATTACCAAAATAAATATAATGGAAAGTGAAACTAATCTCATATTTTTAAATTCTTTTGAAAATATGTTGTTATAATCTATTTTTATTCCTAAGTACCAATGGGATGTTGTGATCCTTGCTAAGGAGATTATTTCATTTGAATTGCTTGTATTGTAATTTGCTTTTCCTTGAGATAATGCATTTAGTATTTCAGTTAATGTTTTTAGGTTAAAACCAAATATGTGCTTTATATTTTTTAAAACTTCGTCTTTTCCTCCAAATGCATCGCCATTGTTGTTTATTAGGTATACATTAAAGTATTTTGATGAGTTTTGGCTACTTGCATTTTGCTCTAATAATGAGTTTTCCAAAAGCAGTAAAAGATATTCTTTTAGTTCTGCAATTTTTTCTGAAATGTCAGCATATAAAATAATATATCCAATATTAGATTTTTTTGAATCTGTTATTTTATATGCTATTGGAATATAAAAATTATTATTTATTTTTGCTAAACTGTTGTGAAGAATTGAAATTTGAAATGTAGTTATAGCTTTGCCCAGAAGCAATTCTTTTAAGCTTATATATTGACCGTTTCTTTTTTTTTCACTTGATGCAATTATGTATCCATCTTTGTTTGCATACTCTATTATTTTAATAAAGGACGGCAGTGTAATTAAAATTTTGTCAGATACTAAGTGCTCTTCACTTTTGTTATTCAGAATTGCAGATTTATAATCATATCTGGCTGTTAATACGCTTAAAGCTTTTATTATTTCTTTAGATTCATCAGAAAAGCTTTTAATCATTGCTTGGTTAATGAATTTTGTAAAGTCTTGAAGTTCTTTTGTTATGATTTTTTTATAACCCTGATCTAGTAGCAAAAAGGTTGTTGCAATAATGATTATTGTATATGCCAGAATTATAAAATTGAATTTATAAAAAAGGCTGGAGTTAAGTTTCTTTTTTTTCACTAAGTCTCCTCAAAGTTTTGTTTTTTGTAAAATTTTTAAAACATTAAATTTTTAGTATTCTATATGTTTTATTATATAATTATATATGCATGTAGCTAAATAATAAAATAATTATTTGCAAATATTTGAAGGATTTAGTCTTTAAGATTGAAGAAGAAAGGTCTAATTTGTCAATTGTTATTAGTAATTATTTATATATGATTTATGAAGGTGAAAGTTTTGTTTTAAGGCTTTAATCATACTAATGTTATATTTGGAGAGCTTTTATGACAGATGAGAATTTAATCGATGTTAATTTGAAAAACACTAAACGATTTCTTTATCTAGTTTTATTTGGATTCCTTTTTTTTAATTTTTTATTTATAGGCTATGCTTATATGAATCATAAAAATGAATATTTGGATCGCTTTAAATTTGATGCTAAGTTGTTTTTAAACAGTGTATCTACTGTTATTAAAGCTAAATATTCGGAATCCTCTAGGTTTCTTGAGGAGCTTGTAAAAGATAGTTATAGGTTTGGGATATTGGTAAATTCTTCAAAGAGCTTTCTTTTGTCTTCAAGTTTAAAATTGGGTGATGGCTTAGATGAAAATAGCGATTTGTTTTTAAAGTCAAGAGAATTTAGTGCTATAGATAAAATTTTTAAAACTATTCCTTTAGCAGAAGATTCACTTGAAGGCATATTTTATATTCCTATAGGAAAAAATGTTTTAATATCAAATTCAAATTTTTCATTTTTAGGTTTAAAAGATGTTAGATTGGATCCAATTTATTCTGTTCCTGTAGAAAAAAATTCTAAATATTATTCAAGATACATGATGATAGATGAGAAAATTTACTCTGTAGTAAGTTTTCCGGTTAGAGATTCTGTTGCAACATTGGGTGTTATAGGGATTTTAGTATGCTTTGATGAATCGTTAGATATTATTGAAAATCAGTTGTATTCTTCTCTTAAATTTAGCAGTAAGAATTATAATTTTTTTATGCTTGACAGAAATTATATGCCCATTTTTTTAAACTTTAACAATCTTCAGGATAAATCTTTTTCTACAGCTTATAGTGAGAATTTTTTTAACAAAGTTATAGCTTATGCTAAAAAAGATTCTTCTGTTTCTCAGTACACTTTTAATTATGAAAGAGATTTTTATTCTTTAAACTTTGTAAAAACCGATGATTTTTTGATTCAGGGGTTGATTTTAAATGTCAATTCCATTCCTATTATGTTTAAATCAAATTGGGTTATATTTTTTACATTTTTATTATTATCTTTTGCAATTATTTTTTATTTGTGTAATACTTTTGCTTTTTCATTAATTAATGATTTTAACAGAATTGTTGATTATCAAAAATTAAAAAGCGATCCTTTTAGTCTTGAGTCTCCCTTAGAGATTAAGTATTCTTCGTCTATTATTTCTTATATTAGTTCAAAGCTAGATAATCTGTCGTCTAAGAGTAACGAATCTTTTGAGAAGATAAAATTTTATTCTAAAGATTTAAATGAGTATTTGGAACAAATAGAAACTGCTATATTAAATACTGAGAGTATAGATTCTAGCATTTTAGCTTACGAACAGCTAAAAGATACTTTTTCTAGATTTGAAAAGTCAATTGTTGATATTTTAAAAGGCTTTGAATCTATTGCTGATCCGATTAATGATCACAATAAATATATATCAGAAATTTCTTCAAATTTTGAGGAAAATGTTAGTTTTTTCTATAGTATAGATAAAAATTTGGAAATTTTTAATAAAGTTGCCACTATAAATTCTACTGATATTGAAAATATTAAAAGTAAGGTTTTTGATTTAAATATTGTTTTTGAAAATGTGAATAAAAATTTTGCAGATCTTTTGTCTCAAACAAATAGTTTGCAAAGTGTAAATAAACTTTTAGTTTCAATTTCAGCCCAGACCAATATGCTTGCTATGAATGCAGCAATTGAAGCAGCAAAAGCAGGTGATGCAGGTAAAAGTTTTGCAGTTGTTGCTGAAGAGATTAGAAAGCTTGCTATTAATTCTGGAAAATATTCTAAAACCATTAAAGATGAACTTAAAACGGTTGACAGCATTATTGCAGTAATTAATTCAGAGATTGATACAATTTATAAAAATTTCATAGACATTCAAGATAATGTAGACAACAATTTTTCAAGACATGAGAAAGTAGATCTTACCCTTGCTAAGCATTTTAAAGAAATTGGCGAGTTTAAAGAAAGATATTTGTCTCACGATACTAAGATCAGAGATGCTAAAAATATATATAAAGAAATATTTAATAACCATTATTTTGTTAGTAGCAAGTTTAACAATTTTAGCCAAGATTTAAAAGAGTTTAAAGTTTCTAAGATGAATTTAGATGCGGTAAGCTCTCTTCAAGAATATTCATCTTTGGTGAAATCTTCTAAGGATAAGATATTAAAGACAAAGCAATTGATTCAAAAGATTAATGATGAGATTAAAGGTGTTCTTTTTTAGTTTTTTTGATTATTTGAATCCTATGTAAAGAACTTCTTCTTCAAGTAAAAGCCCGGTTTTCAAGTAGACCTCAGCTTTTACTTTTTCAATTAATCTTTTTATGTCATTTGCTGTTGCATTATTAATATTGATAATAAAGTTTCCATGATATTTAGATACTGTGGCGCCTCCAATGCTTAGTCCTTTGAGCTTGCACTCTTCAATTATTTGCCCGCTAGGCTTGAGAAATGCTTTATTGTTTTTAAAAGTGCTTCCACTACTTGGAAATAGATAGTGACCCCTATTTATTCTTGCTTGTTTATTTTTATTCATTTTTTCTTCAATAATTTTCTTATTATCTTTTTTTAAATTCAATTCAATTTTTAATATGAGAAAGTTTTTATTTTGAAAAGGTGATACTTTATACTTAAAGTCTTCTTTTTTAAATTCTTTGCAAATCGTTTTTCCTTTATCATTTATAAATGTAATTTTTTTCAGTATTTCAGAGATTTCATTTCCAAAGCATCTAGCATTCATCCATACAGCACCCCCTAGTGTCCCGGGTAGTCCATAGATAAATTCTAGACCACCTAAGCTGTTATCAAGCGCAATTTTACATAAATTTTCAAAATTTGCACCACATTCGGCAATAATTTTATTATCGTGAATTTCTATTTTGTTTAGATATCCGGTATATATTATTGGAAAATCAAGCTCTTTATCGTCATTGACTAAAATATTCGATCCTCCCCCAAGAATAAATAGTTTAATTTTTTCTTCTACTGCTGCTTTAAAAATATTTTCAGCTTCTTGAATATTTTTAGGGATGAGAAATAATTTCGAAATGTTTCCAATTTTATATGTTGTATAGTCAGCTAGATTTTTTGTTTGAGGCTTAATATTGATTTTTTTAAGAAAATTATTTAGGCTTTTAAGCATACGTACTTAATAATAAATTAGATTTTTTATTTTTTCAATTTTGATAAATGTATGATTTTAAAGTTATATAATACTAGAACAAAGGATTTTTCAGAATTAACAAATTTTGATAATGTTAAAGTGTATGCTTGCGGGCCTACTGTTTATAATTATGCTCACATTGGAAATTTTAGAACTTATATTTTTGGAGATTTATTAATTAAAACTTTAAGGTTTTTAGAGTATAAAGTTAATTATGCGATGAATATTACAGATATTGGGCATTTAACAGGTGATCTTGATGATGGAGAAGATAAAGTGGCTAAAACTGCAAGAGAGAAAGGTCTTACAGTTTGTGAGATTAGTGAATTTTTTACGAAAGCTTTTTTTGAGGATTGTAGAAAATTAAATATTGTATATCCTGATAAAGTTCTTATTGCAAGTAAACATATTCCCATCATGATAGAGGTTGTTAAAATTCTTGAAGAAAAAAAAATTACTTATTTTTCTAATGGTAATGTGTATTTTGATACTTCTTGTTTTAAAAGCTATGGTGAGATGGCTGGCATTAATTTGATTGATAAAGACATGACTTTACCCAGAGTTGATGTTGATAAATTTAAAAGGAATAATACCGATTTTGTTTTGTGGTTTACTAATTCTAAGTTTAAAGATCAGGAGATGAAATGGGATTCTCCTTGGGGATTTGGTTATCCTAGTTGGCACTTAGAGTGTGCTGCTATGAATTTGGAGCATTTCAAAGATACGCTTGATATTCATTTAGGAGGAGTTGATCATATTGGAGTTCACCATATAAATGAAATAGCAATAGCAGAGTGTTTTTTGAATAAGAAATGGTGTGATATCTTTGTTCATGGAGAATTTTTGATTATGGATTATAATAAGATGTCAAAGTCACATGGAAATTTTATTACGGTTAAAGACTTGGAAGATCAAAATTTTTCTCCTCTTGATTTTAGATATTTATGTTTGACATCACACTACAGGAACCAATTAAAATTTTCATTGAATAATCTTCAAGCAAGCAAGATTGCTAGAGAAAATTTGATAAGCAAGCTAAGTTATTTTTACAAGTCTTTAGATCTAGTTGATTTAAATATGCTTAATAAGGATTTAAAAAAGTTTAGTTTTAGTGTAGAAAAAGAATATTATGACTCTTTTGTAGAAAAAGTTTCTTTTGATTTAAATGTTTCTCAAGGATTGGCTTTGCTTTGGGAGATAATTAAATCTAAAAATCTAAGCTTTGTTTCAAAGCTTAGATTGGCTTTTATTTTTGATGAGATTATGTCACTTAATCTAAGAGAAGAAATTTTAAAAAATTTAGAAAATCATGATGTAGTTATTGATGAGAATATGAAAACTTTAATTGAAGAGAGAAGAATAGCTAAATGTGAAAAAAATTTTAAGCGTGCCGATGAGATTAGGGATTTTTTTGCCCAAAAAGGTTTTGTTTTGGTTGATACTAAGGAAGGAACCAAGGTTAAAAGAGGCTAGTATTTGGCTATTTTTTTAAAAAACAAGTATTTTTATTTAAGCTTAATTTTTATTATTTTTTTATTTTTATTTGTTTTTTCTGGATTTTTATTTTATTCAAAGCCAATTATTTATGACATATCTCCAATTCCCACCTCACACAAGGATATTATTGTTATTAAAGGAAACAATTTGGGCTACAGTACAGGAGAAATTAATATTAACAATAATTATTTGGTTAAAAGTAGCATTATTAGTTGGAATAACACTAAAATAGTTTTTAAAATTACAGACGAAGTAAATTCTGGACTTATTTTTATAAAAGGCGAAAGGGGTACTAGCAACGAACTTTTTCTTGTTATAAGCAGGCAAGTTCCTGTTAAGCTTAATAGGAAAAATATACCTTTTATTTTTTTAGAGGACAAAATAATCTTAAATGCAAATTCTTCAACTTTATTGCAGGGTATAAATTTGTTTTCACATTCTAGTGCTATTAAAATTTTTCTTGAAACTAAGGACAAACTTTATACAATTTTACCTCAAAATATTTTAGATGTTTCTGAGAATAGAGTAGAATTTATTTCTCCTAAAACTTTAAATTCTGGTGGGAATCTTTATGTTTTATTAGACAATATTCAAAGCAATAAAGTTCCGTTTTCTGTTAAAGATAATTTTTTTAAGTGGATTTTGACTGATTCAAAAGAGTTTAGAATAATTGAAGAGATTTGTTTTAGTCAAGATATTAATAATAATTTTGATTCAAACCCTGAAGATATTAATTTTAATATTTTTTATTTAAGGCCAATTGAGAATGAGCGTCAAAAGATTACAGAGCGCAGTAATGAGCATCTTGATTTTAATATTGGTAATTTATTTTTTAAAAACCTGAAGACAAATAAATTTATTTTTGAGACTAGAATGAAAACTTATAAACTTAATTTGGAATTTTTAGATGCCAAATATTTAGAAAGTATTGAGGTTAATAAAGATATTAACAATCAAGAGTACAAAACGTATGTTCAAGGCAAAAAAAAAGATTATTTATCTTACAATTCTGTTGATTTAATGTCGTTAGATTCTCTAATTTTATCTAAGGCTGCTGGGAATAATTCAGTTTATAAGTTGGCTAAAGCAATTATTGATGTTTTGACTTTAAATTTTAAAATTGTTGAGAATAATTTAAGTTTAAATGATTCTATTAAAGAAAGAAAAATTTCATCTAACAATTTAATAGTTCTTACGAATTTGTTATTTTTAAAGTACGAGATTCCACTGAGAAATATAGTTGGGCTTTATTATGATTCTAATTCTCTTAAATTGAATGAGCATTTTTGGTTTGAATTTTTTTTGACTGGGGTTGGTTTTGTATATTTTGATATAATAAATGCAGTATTATTTAAGGATAGCTCTAAGTATTTTTTAAATATGTCTGAGAACTATATTCAATATGGATGCAAAGAAGACTATGATAAAAATGAGTTTTTTGACGGATATTTAGATTCTGGGTTTTTAAAGTATAAAAGCTTGACAAACGGATCGTATTCTTTAATGCATAGGTTTGTTTTGGAGGATAATTTTTGATGAGAGATGATCAAATATTTAATTTAATTGAGAAAGAAAAATTAAGAGAAAAAGAACATATTGAGCTTATTGCGTCTGAAAATTTTACATCTTTAGAGATAAGGCAGGCTGTTGGGAGTATTTTAACCAATAAGTATGCTGAAGGATATCCTTTGAATCGATATTATGGTGGTTGTTCTTTTATTGATGAGATTGAAACTTTGGCAATTTCAAGAGCAAAAGAGCTTTTTGGTGCAAAATATGTTAATGTTCAGCCGCATAGCGGATCTCAGGCTAATATGGCTGCTATAATGGCTCTTATTAGCCCAGGTGACAGGATTCTTGGCATGCAATTATCTCATGGAGGACATTTAACTCATGGCAGCAGGGTAAATTTTTCTGGCATATTTTTTAACACCTATTTTTATGGTGTTTCTAGAGATTCTGAGCTAATTGATTATGATGAAGTTCTTAAAATAGCTAGAGATTGTAGACCAAATTTAATAATAGCTGGAGCTTCTTCTTATTCAAGAGAAATTGATTTTAAAAAATTTAGAGAAATAGCAGACGATGTTTCTGCTTATCTTTTGTGTGATATTGCGCATATTGCAGGCCTTATTGTTGCCGGTTTTCATAATTCTTCAATTGATGTGGCGCATCTTACTACAAGTACTACTCATAAAACTTTAAGAGGCCCAAGGGGCGGAATAATACTTTCTGGGAAGGATTTTGACAAATTAGTGAACTTTAATGGAAAAGAGAGGCCTTTGTTTAATGCTGTAAATTCTACAGTTTTTCCTGGAACTCAAGGAGGTCCTTTAGTTCATGTTATTGCGGGTAAGGCTATTGCATTCAAAGAGGCTCTTCAAGAAAATTTTAAAGAATACATTGCTAACGTAATAAAAAATACTAAAGTTATGGCTGAATATTTTAAATCGGAAGGATTTCGTATTGTTAGTGGAGGCACAGACAACCATTTGTTTTTAATTGATCTTAGTAGCTCGGATCTTACTGGTGCTGATGCTGAGAAATTGCTTGAGAGTGTAAATATTACTTTAAATAAAAATGCTATTCCTTTTGATAAAAAAAGTCCTTCTTTGGCTTCTGGCATTAGAATTGGGGGCGCTGCTATTACTTCTAGGGGTCTAAATGAAAGTGATTCTTTAAATGTTGCTAAATTTATTGTTAGAGCTTTAAAGGCAAAGTCTGATATTGAATTAAAACAAATAAAAAAGGAAGTTATAAAATTTATTAGAGACTTTGACATGCCTTAATTAAGTTTGGAGGTTATGATCAATAAATGCCAAGCCTAATTAGAATGTTTTTTTTAGTATTGTTGTTTATTTTTATTTTTAATCCTGTTTTAATAGCAATGCTTTTTATATTATTTCCTTTTATATTGATATTATTTAGTTTTTTAGGTGTTTTTAGAATATATTTTACAAGAGATTATTCATATTCTAGATCTAGAGAGTTTGAATTTTATAAACTTTCTTTTTTATTAATGGCTAAATTGCTATCTATTTTAGGAACTGTAACCGGAGAGCAGCTAAATTATGTCAATTTTATTATCAATTCTTTGAATTTGTCTGAACGTGGTAAATCAGAATTGTATACCATCTTTCATTCTGCTATTACTAAGAATAATAATGCTGATAAAATTTTGTATACCCTTAAGCTTGGCTATTTTCAGCATAAAGATCTTTTTATATGGCTTTTTGCTTCTCTTAAAGAAATTAACAGGCTTTCTAGGTATAAAAATTTAGAAGCTGAAAAGTTTATTTCTTATGTTGGTGTTTTTTTAGAACTTGAATCTGATGGTTATGAAGCTTATAAAGATATTAATATTAAAATTGTAAATCCCTATAGTGTTTTGGGGTTAACATATAGTGCTAGTGATGATGAGATTAAAAAGACGTATAAAAGCCTTGTTATAAAATATCATCCTGATAAGTTTGCAAATGATCCTGTAAGGCAAAAGGATGCAAATGATAAATTTATTAAAATTCAAAATGCTTATGAAAAGATTTGCAAAGAAAGAAATATAAGGTAATCAATTGATTAATTGGTCTTTTAAAGAAAAAAAGAAGGGCTTTAGCCCTTCTTTTAATGTTAGCTTCCGCTGTAGGCTATTTTGAATTGCAAGAAAGCACTGCCAATAGCTGCATTATTTGCGTTTTTATTGGCAAGTTCTATAATATTATTTGAATCCCATCCAAGAGAAATTGTTGTAAA
Above is a genomic segment from Borreliella mayonii containing:
- a CDS encoding J domain-containing protein, yielding MPSLIRMFFLVLLFIFIFNPVLIAMLFILFPFILILFSFLGVFRIYFTRDYSYSRSREFEFYKLSFLLMAKLLSILGTVTGEQLNYVNFIINSLNLSERGKSELYTIFHSAITKNNNADKILYTLKLGYFQHKDLFIWLFASLKEINRLSRYKNLEAEKFISYVGVFLELESDGYEAYKDINIKIVNPYSVLGLTYSASDDEIKKTYKSLVIKYHPDKFANDPVRQKDANDKFIKIQNAYEKICKERNIR